The Primulina huaijiensis isolate GDHJ02 chromosome 18, ASM1229523v2, whole genome shotgun sequence DNA window taaccatactaaaatataatcaatttaaattacaacgttaaataatttcatatccaattaattatacaaaaatattgtataaacaCACACCAACGGCCATGACAATACACAGTAGAAAGTAAGTTTGCATACAAAAGATGATACTCGATGCCTACTGTATACAAATTCCCTTTTTTCCACATGTATTTTCCTTCTCGAAATAATTCAAACCAACCCCAAAAATAGACATCTTTTACAATAAGCTCTCCCCTCTTCTCATCTCTTTACTTACACCATTACAAAGAAGGGTGGGCTCTCATACATATCTAAACGGGACTTAAAACTTATTTTTCTTCCTACGAAACTTCTCTCATATACTTACACAAGAAGCATTCTCTTAGATACAAGACACTCAAAGAAACATAGTTGTATATACACTAGACAAAATGATCAACACGATTGATTTCCCCACTCGTACTCGTCGACGTGATCAAAATGTGTGATCTCCTATTAGGTTATGCTTGATTCAAGCCAAGGCAGGGATGCTGTGATTACGCGCATCCCTGTCGAGGCAATCGAATCCCTCGACACGAATAGTGGGGCTGCTACCAAAGTTAGCACGAACGAATCCACCTTTCCGAGTGGAAGATGGGGACGGTCCGTGCCCCGATGAGGTAAGGATGGCTCGTTCCCTGAATTGCGAATCTTGAATTAGTGGGTTAGATACTCGGCTCGGCGGGGACCCTGAAAAAAATGGGGGCGACGGGGCGTACTGTGTGATTGATTGATCTGCGCAACCACCCTGCAATTGATTGGAAACCAAATTCTTGTTAGATCTAATCTAATAGAACAAGAAAAATATGTTAAACCATTTTCTTGATATGTTAAAGACATGGACTTTGTATCAGGTAACAAACAAGTTGTGCTATGTTAGTTAAGCTTAGTTAACCAAAATCATGTGTTTCTCCTGTGACTTCACTTCTTTAAGAAATACACTCCAAACAAAATTAATGATCCATCTAATCCTCAAACTAACAAAAAACCAAGTTTTAAATCTATATTTCAAGCAACAAACCTTTGACAGGATGATGTCCAGCAGTTCATTTCCAGCTTTGACATCACAAATTTCTTGCTGATAGCtgttaataattaaataataataatataaaaaattaaagaaataatcaaataaatagaGTAAAAGggcagtaaaataaataaaatataaacctGACATGCCATCGCAGGGACCTCGTGGAAGAAGGGTCGTTAACAGTGGCTCCGATGCGGCTGAGCCGCCGTGGCTTCGGGCAAATCACCGTAGCATTCTTCATCTCCTCAGAGGAAACATAGCTGTTGCGCTGGATAGAGCACCGATTCATTTTCCTCTCACAAGATTTCGAAAATTTCCCTAACACCTGATAATTTCCAAGAAATGTCAGAACTTGAGTTCTTGAgcagaaaaattataattttaacacAAACAGACAATACATGTGTCAAATCgtttaaacttaaaaaaaaaagttaatagtTTAATTTTGGTTTACTTTGTTTCAAATTGAGATCCGGTCAACGtgagaaaaatatgaaaagcTTAGAAATGAGCCGCCGGCTCAGTTTTTTGACTTTTTCATAAGGTTAAATATATGTGCtcaacaaaacaaaatattatttaattaactaaacAAGAAATCCATACAGATCTGTTGTAGAAATCggaacttttattttttaagttcTGAATTATCCGAGGCATAACAGATCAGACAAAATAAATCCTCGAGACACTGAGGTTTTTCATATGTGGGATTCAAGATGgctttttcttgaaatttcagaaaaataataCAGAAAAAATCAGCTAGCAGTACAGAAAAATTCTGAGTTCcgaattaaaactaaaattttaaaaaaatttcccaCCTGCACAGATctgcaaaaaaatattgaaatcagCTGGGAAAAAGGGCTTAATAAACTGCAAAAAGACAAATCAATCCCGTATTTTCTCAAcaaaaacttaatttttatcaccaaaaaaaaaattccagacAAAACAACCATCATGAATCGTAATTTTGAAGCAAAATCTAATCTGGGACACcccaaaattcataaaaaatatctaaattttTATAAGCTTTATAACTAACTGGGGCGAAAAGAGGGCCAAGAACAGACAGATAAAGCTTGAATTTACCTGAAAGATCTGTACAAAATTGTggatgattcctccaaagggaGGATTCAAAACTAGAAAagcgaaaataataaaaaagaaataaattaggAAGGAAGAGAAAGAAGATCCAGAGGGGTTAAACGTTCAGCCTTGTAACGAGGTTCGTTTTGAAGGGGTCAAAGGGAATTTATAAGCAGTAACAGAAGAAAGGAGTTGAATTGCAAAAAAGGAGATGTATAGGGGCTTATAAGTAAATTTCTATGTCGTGCATGGGAGAACGACTGATGCAAAAGGCTGAATTTTAAGTAAAGTGTCCCTACTTGTAccagaaaaatattatattactaataattatttaaaaaataacatttatttattattcttattgcaagttaataaatattcattaaaaaaaataacggTACAATGCAATAAAGATTCTTgatctaaaaaaatttcaaaaatacataGTAAAAAGTATTTTTGATTTCGAAAATTTGacacaaaaaatcaaaacaaagcaCAGATAAATTAGATAATCGTCtcaaacatatatcaataattcatattttatttttaaacgtGATATTAATGTTTTTATACACTTCATATACAAAGACGAATGCGATAGCTCGATATTTCAGTCGTAGATATGATAAATTCTTGAACTTATTACTTTTTTGAACTATTCTTTAtcgtattttcaaatataaacatATGTGTGATCATGTATTATTAGAACTATAAGtctctttttcaaaaaaaaaaaaaaaaaaccacgaGTTGTGCAATACATGATGTGTATCCatcaaatttattatataaattttttaataaatttcgattttaaaaaatttagtcgTAGAATAATTAGttttctctatatatatatatatattttttttattaaaaaaatgggtATTTTAGGTAATATCTATTTTTTGACCAATGTATTTACCGaaaaccccatatttttaattaataataaactTAACTAATTAAAGCAGTTAccttgatttttaaatattttacctaTTATTTCAGAAATaagtttaattataaatttagtattttatttaaacacgTCTTCTGAATGATGATATAATTTCTAAGATGAATCTTATCGtatactatatattatatataatatttggatTATAATAGACACAAAATCATATGTTTGTGTAATTTTTACAATCTCCATAATGCCCccttttcttttggattttatCATTAGTTTTtgtatgaaaaattaaatttacgtaaaaaaatttataaaaaacttattaaaatcagaatattttaattttcttttaaatttaatttcaataattttaacaaaaatatttataaaaaaatcgacAAGACCCAAATGTATTCTGTTATTAAtgttaacaaaaataattttattaaatcatGTATTCTGTTATTATTAACATGGTAACTAGGGATGTAATCGAGTCGAGCCGAGCCAaactcttgaatgtttgagTTCGGCGCGTTTAtaatcgagccgagctcgagctttatttaacgaatatattcatggctcacgagcttattcaagcatttatcgagcctaaacaagcttaataaatatgaattatacatttaaattttcattaaattaattaaaaataaattatatatttaaagaaaaatatattattcttattaaaatttgtaaatttattataataaataaatttaatagatttttttatatatttcataaataatatgccaaatcaataaattaaatatcaaaactattattttttcatctaaaagaTTACTCATGAACTTACCAACGAACACGTTCATGAGCTAACGAGCCGAATACTgtaaagcttgagtttggtttatttatcttaacgagcctcattaaacgagctcaaacgagcttttatcgaatcgagcttcgaatagctcacaaacggtttggttcatttacatccctaatgGTAATATACTTTTTAAACAAATGGAACAAAGTAATtacgttttaaaatattagggcaaaaacttatatgagacggtctcacagatagtattttgtgagacggatctcttatttaggtcatccatgaaaaatattaatttttatgctaagagtaatactttttattgtgaatatcggtagggttgactcatctcttatataaagattcgtgagaccgtctctcaCAATAATCATACTCTTAAATTAgactcaaagaaaaataaatagtataaaaaattataaatatctcaggtttttttttaaaaaaaatatttccttcAATATTACGAGCCAGTAGTTTTGCGAAACGTGTGACAAGACCCACCGTCCCAGTTTAAGTCGGCTCATGTCCTTATCATTTAAGGAACAGTACTTCTGTGCTGTGGCCACTCGAACTTTGGGTTGAAtaacattttttatatatatatatattaatgcgTCTGCACTGTAAGCatatataatcttttttttaattaattttattcataCTAATATGAAAATCTTATCAAAATTGTATAAATTAGCGAGGATGACAGtaaaatttgaactaataacattgaaaattatatcatgtatttattttcattacCTCTCTCCCTTCACAACACTCGTGCTCAAAATTGAGAAACCCACAAAAAGCCTTCCAGTTTGAAGGAACCATCAAAGTCCAAAGTGTAATAATTGAAGCAAAACATCCTCCTTGGTCAAATTTAGTTAAAGTTGTATTTAGAACGatggatttttgaaattaatgaatttcgattataattttattgtttgcaATATAACAATagaacaaattttaaatttatatttgtttacACATTATTACAGTTATTTCgtatttaaatgattatgtggGATTTGTAGATTTAGTAAACAGATTTTCTAGATATGCAACAAGTTGGGAAGCCGATTAGATCAGCATATACTCAAACAAGCTGGGCTCCCAACTTAGCCTGAGCGGTATAAGAAGATTAGGATAATGGATCATCGACTATTTCTGTGTCCTCACATCATGACCACTACCCATGTATCTCGGGACATGCATCGATTTTGGGCCCATATGTATGGATCATCATGCCTCGAAATTGTTAGTATGTCAGTTAGCTCAAGTACAGATGATATAACAAGATTGGAGACATTAGGGGTTATCAGTAGTGAGAGTGTTAGGTGGGCAGGGGCATAGGCAGTCGTTTGATCATGAGGAGTATACGGGCAATGAAAATAGGTCATCGTTATCTTTTTCCCTATAAATACTCAGGTTTGCTCATTTAGGACATTTACGTAACATTTTTCACAAGCATTCACTACTTTCTATATTGCACTTTCCTCTGCGTGAATATTTGActaacttgagcgtcggagtagTTATACCGAAAAATCTCCCACCCCCACCCCCAACGTTATTTGCTTTTCATATGTGCAGAATACTTAGATTGGGTTCTCTCTGCCTGGTTTCAAGAACTCTCAGGAAAGGAACATAACCTGACCCGGTAATTTACCAGAACATATCATTGGTGTCATATGTGAGAAACAAATATATAGACATAGATATGATTTCCACTCGAAAATCAACTCGGAGGGATGATTCCATTATTGGAGACCACAAACTCAGTGGTCCCCCGAGGAAATCTGACCCCAAAAAAGTTTTATCATCAATCTGGAGTAGCTGACCTAGAGGATAGAAATAGCTGCCCAAAAGTCAGAGCAGAAAAATTTCCTCCCAGCAGCAGTCACATGCATCGAGAGAAAGAATCCAGAAAAgacaaaagaagaaaaaggcTCTCAAGAAGGTTCTAAAGCCTTTACCATGATCGAAGAATtggaaaatttaagaaaaatgttAACTAATCGGAAGGACAAACAGGGTCTTCCCAAGCATCACAGGTCCAGCCATAAAGGATGTTCTTTTTCCACTCAAATAGTGGATGACCCTTTGCCTGTCCACTAAAAGTTAGCCAAAATCAGAGAATATGACGAGAACATTGATCCAGATGAACATTTGGTCTGGTTCAAGAACACTGCCATGCTGCAGTGCTACGAGGACAAAAAGCTTTCTTGACCACGTTAGTGAACTTAGCCAAACGGTGGTTGAAAAACTCGAGTGACATAGTATCCACTCTTTTGACGATTTCaagaatattttcttgcattacTAAAGTAGCAGCAAGAGATATAAGAAGACTGTTTTTAACTTGTTCGAGGTGAAACTGAATGGGGTGGAGTCACTGCGAGTATATATTCTTAATTTTAACAAAGCAGATCTGGAAGTACCATAATCTGATCCTGAAAACAAAATCATAACTTTCATGCAGAGACTCGGGGGAGGAGAGTTCTTCCAGTCTCTGATAAAGATGCTGCCATAGGATTTTGAACATCTGCTATCTCGggaaaaaaaatacatcaatttAGAAGAGGCTCGAAGACAAAATAGGGAAGCCATCAAGAAAGAAGAGACTGACCAAGAAAATTAGAAGACCAGATCCAGAAAAGAAACCTTAATAGACGATTTTCAATTAACATGTTTCACAATCACTCAATATATACTCTCAATAGCACATTTTCATCTGCATGAATATTTGTCTGATTTGTATGTCAGAGTGGTTATACCAGAAATCTTTTGGCATCCCACTAACATTTTTTGCTTTCCAAGTGTGTAGAACACTCAGCCCGAATCCCTATGCCTGGTTTCCAGCACTCTCACGGATGGAACATAACCTAACCTGATAAATTACATATCCAACTCACCAAATTTACTCGTGCATATCATATATGATGAACGAAGTGGTATCCAAACTTGGCGACAAGCAAGACTCATGTTCTTTAGTGAAAGAGTCGTATTTTTAATTAGGCaaacgaaattaaaaaaaatgaggttTTTGAACAAGAATATCAATATTAGTGATCCAACCTCAGATTCactttgatgcgaacacggatgtgcacgtcccaaggaaagcatgggatcccttagagttaccagcgggaccaatcacgaggggacgactgaagaagtttaaagaggcgttacatgggcttatgagaaaggaagaaggacttacaagcaaggtgcaaagtgctgaagggttcatgatgcatgggaataagttgGGAGCCAAAANAGagcccgcgctcgagcggtagaaacccgcgcccgagcgccgccctatcgcgagaaaatctttatttcctattttagagtcctaattgtttaggtaattagattttcatatctctttggtttgttgtcaatatatggacgaattttgggattgtaaaacattaattcagattattattgagtttataaaacttttctttgagaattctctcaaaacaagcttaagtttcgttataacttttgcgtcgtatcaaatcaaacttatcaaaagatttatcttttgtggcgtttgtcaatcgaatatcacgagggttgccaaggacgggttctttggaggttctcttgaacgcaattgtttctttcgttgattagttgttgctagaccgcgtgatctagaggcgattatcacacctatcaattacttgtttcaaagatcgggacaaaatcaaagatctcgtgggcgggatcgcatcatttggtatcagagcttttggtttttgattcaagtaagcgtATCCGTTCAATTCCTCGTAGAATTTTCAATACCGATTTTCGTATAGCGATTTCTACGTATTTATtgaatctacaaaaaaaaaaaaaaattgagatttaCTGTTCATCCGCCGTATTTACTGTTCACAGCATTGTTCTATGTCGGTTTTACTGTTCATCCGCCGtatttactgttcacggactgTTAGGGTACTGTTCAcccgaaaaaaaaattaaattaaaaaaaaaaagtttgagtcgggtgtttgttgaattttggCGCTTATATTTCAGCGTTAAGTTTGTCCTTGTCATTTAGTCGCATTTTAGTCAATTTTCAAAGTTGCTTATTCTTGTgtggtctaagtgagtcgaattTCAAGCGTCACAGGATTGATCTCTTAAGTTTGATACGTGGAAGCCACGAGACTTAAGCGCCCCTTGAGAATTCTCACTtagagtgaaaatatttgagtggagcgaattttcattggagtgatttgtgaggttttgaGGTGAGGAAAAAAgacgagtgcgagtgaatttctttggagtgaccgtgagcatttgggtgaggaacatattgttttctactaacgttttcttgcaagtacaaactgaaattaaatggagagggaggtaggagatagttcgaacccggggttatctaaagtacaaatggaggcgttatttGGGTATTTTAGttggatgttgaaggttgagatggagccattacatgagcggttggataggcttgaggttagtatgggtggaaaaaaatcaaatcctaaaaatttgggtagagaagaagaagaggaagcgtttgattttggaggagaagaggagagccaaaatgataattggggtaggaatggaagaggtaaaggaattggtagaggtagaagagaagccgttcggggtagatatgatgggaatagggaagatggtaatatgggtagtattaagatgaaaatcccttcgttccatggtaaatctgatccggaggcatatttagagtgggaaaagagggtagagtttgtgtttgagtgtcaccactattccgaacaaaagaaggtgaggttggcggtggttgaatttttagactatgctctcatttggtgggatcaattagtgaccactaggaggaggtacaatgagaggcccatagaaacttgggatgagatgaagagagtgatgagaaaaaggtttgtgcccaaccactactatagggagatgtttaagaggctacaaactttNNNNNNNNNNNNNNNNNNNNNNNNNNNNNNNNNNNNNNNNNNNNNNNNNNNNNNNNNNNNNNNNNNNNNNNNNNNNNNNNNNNNNNNNNNNNNNNNNNNNNNNNNNNNNNNNNNNNNNNNNNNNNNNNNNNNNNNNNNNNNNNNNNNNNNNNNNNNNNNNNNNNNNNNNNNNNNNNNNNNNNNNNNNNNNNNNNNNNNNNNNNNNNNNNNNNNNNNNNNNNNNNNNNNNNNNNNNNNNNNNNNNNNNNNNNNNNNNNNNNNNNNNNNNNNNNNNNNNNNNNNNNNNNNNNNNNNNNNNNNNNNNNNNNNNNNNNNNNNNNNNNNNNNNNNNNNNNNNNNNNNNNNNNNNNNNNNNNNNNNNNNNNNNNNNNNNNNNNNNNNNNNNNNNNNNNNNNNNNNNNNNNNNNNNNNNNNNNNNNNNNNNNNNNNNNNNNNNNNNNNNNNNNNNNNNNNNNNNNNNNNNNNNNNNNNNNNNNNNNNNNNNNNNNNNNNNNNNNNNNNNNNNNNNNNNNNNNNNNNNNNNNNNNNNNNNNNNNNNNNNNNNNNNNNNNNNNNNNNNNNNNNNNNNNNNNNNNNNNNNNNNNNNNNNNNNNNNNNNNNNNNNNNNNNNNNNNNNNNNNNNNNNNNNNNNNNNNNNNNNNNNNNNNNNNNNNNNNNNNNNNNNNNNNNNNNNNNNNNNNNNNNNNNNNNNNNNNNNNNNNNNNNNNNNNNNNNNNNNNNNNNNNNNNNNNNNNNNNNNNNNNNNNNNNNNNNNNNNNNNNNNNNNNNNNNNNNNNNNNNNNNNNNNNNNNNNNNNNNNNNNNNNNNNNNNNNNNNNNNNNNNNNNNNNNNNNNNNNNNNNNNNNNNNNNNNNNNNNNNNNNNNNNNNNNNNNNNNNNNNNNNNNNNNNNNNNNNNNNNNNNNNNNNNNNNNNNNNNNNNNNNNNNNNNNNNNNNNNNNNNNNNNNNNNNNNNNNNNNNNNNNNNNNNNNNNNNNNNNNNNNNNNNNNNNNNNNNNNNNNNNNNNNNNNNNNNNNNNNNNNNNNNNNNNNNNNNNNNNNNNNNNNNNNNNNNNNNNNNNNNNNNNNNNNNNNNNNNNNNNNNNNNNNNNNNNNNNNNNNNNNNNNNNNNNNNNNNNNNNNNNNNNNNNNNNNNNNNNNNNNNNNNNNNNNNNNNNNNNNNNNNNNNNNNNNNNNNNNNNNNNNNNNNNNNNNNNNNNNNNNNNNNNNNNNNNNNNNNNNNNNNNNNNNNNNNNNNNNNNNNNNNNNNNNNNNNNNNNNNNNNNNNNNNNNNNNNNNNNNNNNNNNNNNNNNNNNNNN harbors:
- the LOC140963752 gene encoding uncharacterized protein, producing MNRCSIQRNSYVSSEEMKNATVICPKPRRLSRIGATVNDPSSTRSLRWHVSYQQEICDVKAGNELLDIILSKGGCADQSITQYAPSPPFFSGSPPSRVSNPLIQDSQFRERAILTSSGHGPSPSSTRKGGFVRANFGSSPTIRVEGFDCLDRDARNHSIPALA